A part of Sinorhizobium chiapasense genomic DNA contains:
- the nrdR gene encoding transcriptional regulator NrdR: MRCPYCGSEDSQVKDSRPAEDGNAIRRRRICPDCGGRFTTFERVQLRELMIIKKTGRKVPFDRDKLLRSFEIALRKRPVDRDRIERAVSGIVRRLESSGETEIPSEEIGLQVLEALKSLDDVAFVRYASVYRDFSHAEDFEKVIAEISAKIARDPGE, from the coding sequence ATGCGCTGCCCCTATTGCGGTTCCGAAGACAGCCAGGTGAAGGATTCCCGTCCGGCAGAGGACGGGAATGCCATTCGCCGCCGCCGCATCTGCCCGGATTGCGGCGGCCGCTTCACGACCTTCGAGCGGGTGCAGCTGCGTGAGCTGATGATTATTAAGAAAACCGGCCGGAAGGTGCCTTTCGACCGGGACAAGCTGCTCCGTTCATTCGAAATTGCCCTCAGGAAACGCCCCGTCGATCGGGACCGCATCGAGCGCGCGGTGTCGGGCATCGTCCGCCGGCTTGAGAGTTCAGGCGAAACGGAAATCCCTTCCGAAGAAATCGGTCTGCAGGTGCTCGAGGCCCTGAAGAGCCTCGACGATGTCGCCTTCGTCCGCTACGCGTCGGTCTATCGCGATTTCTCGCACGCGGAAGATTTCGAGAAAGTCATCGCGGAGATCAGCGCCAAGATCGCGCGCGATCCCGGCGAATAG
- the ribD gene encoding bifunctional diaminohydroxyphosphoribosylaminopyrimidine deaminase/5-amino-6-(5-phosphoribosylamino)uracil reductase RibD, producing MTAPTREDERFMAAALRLARRNLGQTSANPSVACIIVKDGTIVGRAVTAPGGRPHAETQALAEAGEKAEGATAYVTLEPCSHHGKTPPCADALIASGVARVVISILDPDERVAGRGVVMLRDAGIAADIGTLHRDGERALEAYLMRQRMKRPHVTLKLAVSRDGMIGRTGEGQVRITGTVSRARVQVLRAETDAILVGIGTAAADDPELTVRLPGLEDRSPIRIVLDRRLDLPVRSNLVRSARDVPVIAVADARLDEEAAKRRAVLEAAGVEVLDADSIPDLLTALASRGISSLLVEGGARAARAFLDADLVDRILLFVGPISIGRDGIRSPFDRQSVPAGFVLRRTARYGDDIFEDYERDI from the coding sequence ATGACAGCGCCGACGCGCGAGGACGAAAGGTTCATGGCGGCGGCGCTGCGCCTCGCCCGGCGCAATCTCGGCCAGACGTCGGCGAACCCTTCTGTCGCCTGCATCATCGTCAAGGACGGAACGATTGTGGGAAGGGCTGTTACAGCGCCGGGGGGACGCCCGCATGCCGAGACGCAGGCGCTCGCCGAAGCCGGGGAGAAGGCGGAAGGAGCAACCGCCTATGTCACGCTCGAGCCTTGCTCGCATCACGGCAAGACGCCGCCTTGCGCCGACGCTTTGATCGCCTCCGGTGTCGCACGCGTCGTCATTTCAATTCTCGACCCGGACGAGCGTGTTGCCGGACGCGGCGTGGTGATGCTGCGCGACGCGGGCATTGCCGCCGACATCGGCACGCTCCATCGCGACGGAGAGCGGGCGCTTGAGGCCTACCTCATGCGTCAGCGCATGAAACGCCCGCATGTGACCCTGAAGCTTGCGGTTTCCCGGGATGGAATGATCGGCCGCACGGGGGAGGGGCAGGTTCGGATTACTGGCACCGTTTCGCGTGCGCGAGTACAGGTGCTGCGCGCGGAGACCGACGCGATATTGGTCGGCATCGGCACGGCGGCCGCCGATGATCCGGAACTGACCGTGCGATTGCCGGGATTGGAAGACCGCTCCCCGATCCGTATCGTTCTCGATCGTCGTCTCGATCTGCCAGTCCGCTCGAATCTCGTCCGTTCGGCGCGAGATGTTCCGGTGATTGCCGTGGCCGATGCGAGGCTCGATGAGGAAGCTGCCAAGCGTCGCGCTGTGCTCGAGGCCGCTGGCGTGGAGGTGCTGGACGCCGACAGCATTCCAGACCTTTTGACGGCGCTTGCCTCCCGCGGCATTTCCTCGCTGCTGGTCGAAGGTGGCGCGCGGGCGGCGCGCGCGTTCCTCGATGCTGATCTTGTCGACCGTATCCTGCTCTTCGTCGGCCCGATCAGCATTGGCAGAGATGGGATTCGATCCCCATTTGATCGGCAGTCTGTTCCGGCCGGTTTCGTGCTTCGACGGACGGCGCGCTATGGCGACGATATTTTCGAGGATTATGAGAGAGACATCTGA
- a CDS encoding riboflavin synthase, which yields MFTGIVTDIGTVEAVTPLKEGIKLRVATNFDPKTIDLGASIAHSGVCLTVTALPEAGSNERWFEVEAWEEALRLTTIAGWQEGTRINLERSLKIGDELGGHLVSGHVDDRAEIFSVEPEGDAVRFRLRAPEHLARFVAPKGSVALDGTSLTVNKVDGAEFDVLLIRHSLEVTTWGERRAGDLVNFEVDTMARYAARLAEFPAPRAE from the coding sequence ATGTTCACAGGCATTGTCACCGATATCGGTACGGTTGAGGCCGTCACGCCACTGAAAGAAGGCATCAAGCTTCGGGTTGCCACCAACTTTGACCCGAAGACGATCGATTTGGGCGCTTCCATCGCCCATTCGGGCGTATGCCTGACGGTCACCGCGCTGCCAGAGGCAGGCAGCAATGAGCGGTGGTTCGAGGTCGAGGCGTGGGAAGAGGCACTTCGGCTGACGACGATCGCCGGATGGCAAGAGGGCACACGCATCAATTTGGAGCGCTCCTTGAAGATCGGTGACGAGCTTGGCGGCCATCTTGTGTCCGGCCACGTGGACGACAGGGCCGAAATCTTCTCCGTCGAGCCGGAAGGCGACGCGGTGCGCTTCCGGCTACGCGCGCCGGAGCATCTTGCCAGGTTCGTGGCGCCCAAGGGCTCCGTCGCCCTCGACGGAACCTCGCTCACCGTCAACAAGGTGGACGGAGCCGAGTTCGACGTGCTCCTGATCCGTCATTCGCTCGAAGTCACCACGTGGGGCGAACGGCGGGCCGGCGATCTTGTCAACTTCGAGGTTGATACGATGGCGCGTTACGCGGCACGGCTGGCAGAATTTCCCGCGCCCAGGGCGGAATAA